A stretch of DNA from Odocoileus virginianus isolate 20LAN1187 ecotype Illinois chromosome 7, Ovbor_1.2, whole genome shotgun sequence:
CCCAGGGACCAGGGCAGCACCACCGAAGTCTCCCCGATGTGGAACCCTTGGACCCCCTCCTTGGAGTCCTCTGACTTTGGTCCCTGCCCTGCAGAAAATGGGTGAGTTGCCCTTAGATATCAATATCCAGGAACCTCGCTGGGACCAAAGCACTTTCCTAGGCAGAGCCCGGCACTTCTTCACTGTGACGGACCCCCGAAATCTGCTGCTGTCTGGGGCACAGCTAGAAGCTTCCCGGAACATCGTGCAGAACTACAGGTGACCCCTGACCCCATCTGACCCAGGGGCTCATTCCCTGCTATTCATACAGTACTTTTTGTACCTATCTCTCCTCACTTGAGCATGACCCTGTTCTACTCCTCCACCCCCTCACTCCTTGACTGTATCTGTCAGAATCACTGACAACTAAGACACAGAACTTCAACCCAAAGGATTTCAGGGTGTTTGGGTAGAGGAGGTGGTGTTTATATTTATGGGTAGGCGGCTGTTCTATGCTTCACACACCCTCTACAGGGACCTGTCCCTCTGCTGGGCCACCCTCTGCAAGGATGGAGGGGCTCAAAGTTGAGTCCTAAAAAATTAGGAGGGCAGCCTCCTTGTTTCCAGGAGGAAAAACCCTCAGAGTACCCCAGCCATTTTTGACCCATTGGAAACCACCATGACCCATGACCTAGCATTAGACAGAAACAGAAGGGTACCCCTCTTTGTGTGGCTAGAAGGGAAATAGAAATAGGAGCCCTCTTTCTGGAAGATTTGATTCTTCCCCAGAGACAAGGAGCTCATTTGTTCTGAGACTGGGAGCCAGAGTCCTCTGCCCAGATCACCCCTGAGCTGGGTGGGCAGGGCTTGGGAGGGTGGATCTGCCCCCTAGAATTGCCTGTCAGCTCCTTGCCAACTTCTGCAGGGCTGGCGTGGTAACCCCAGGGCTCACTGAGGACCAGCTGTGGAGGGCCAAGTACGTGTACGACTCTGCCTTCCATCCAGACACAGGAGAGAAGGTGGTCCTGATTGGCCGCATGTCAGCCCAGGTGCCCATGAACATGACCATCACTGGCTGCATGCTCATCTTCTACAGGCAGGTCCTATCTTGTGTGTCTCCTCCCTGGTACTCTGTTCAGGCTAGAGGGTAACCTGATGATTAGGCATGTCCTCTCTGGGCCAGTTTGGGCAGAAAATAGTGGGTGGCTGAGAGCTTGTATTAGAATCTCTTCCATTCCTCAAAACTCAGGTGTGTTTGTGTAAGGAGGATCATGCACAGGTCATCAGAGCAGGTTCACCGGGGCCCCTCTAGAGGGTTTGGGGATAACCTTTGGGGTTTTATGTCAGTGTCCAAAGATGTGGGACACTGTGGAAATAAGTGCCTTTGTTCCCTCAGGAAGACCCCAACCGTGGTGTTCTGGCAGTGGCTGAATCAGTCCTTCAATGCCATCGTGAACTATTCCAACCGCAGTGGCGACGCTCCCATCACTGTGGGGTGAGAGCTCACCCCAGGAACTCTTCTCCCAgctctccatttctctctcttgtcCCTCCAGGCCTGTGCAGCCAGTGGCTCAGTGCCCTCCTCTAAGCCTGTCACTTTCCTGGCCTGACTGATGGTGTGAGGTCTTCTTGTGTATGCTTGAAGAGTACCCAGCCCTCTTCAAGTGGAGGGATTGGGGCTTCCAGACAGGTCTACACTGGAGCAGGGGAGACGTTTCTTTGCAGTGAGGCCAGCCTCACATGCCTCAGTTACTGAGGATTTGGCATGTCCCTGAAGCAAACAGCCACATGCTGGGTTGTTCATTTCCACCTCATTTCCTGGCTCTTCCACCCACAGGCAGCTGGGAACAGCATACGTGAGTGCCACCACCGGGGCTGTGGCCACGGCCCTGGGACTCAAATCCCTCACCAAGGTAAATGCCGCCCCCCCATTCGCTCTTTACTTacctccttcttccctttccccttctccactCAACCTACAGGCTCCCGGTAACTCTCCTCGGAGTTCCCCACCACCCCATGGCCCTTAGGGCCGCTCAGTGACACCTTTTCTCCCCCAGCATCTTCCCCCACTGGTTGGCAGATTTGTGCCCTTTGCAGCCGTTGCAGCTGCCAACTGCATCAACATCCCCCTGATGAGGCAAAGGTGAGTGGCCCCTGCCTCTGGCATGTGCACGCACAGAGTGCTTGGAGGCATACCAGCTGGCCTTGCAAACTGCCGGGCCTAGTCTCCATCTGGTGCTGGGGGGATGCTGGGGTGGGAGAATCAGCCTTTGAATCTAGGCTGTCTGAGGGGACCCCAGGGACCAGCTGCCTGTGATCTGATCCCCacccctttcccttctcagggagCTGCAGGTGGGCATCCCAGTGACCAATAAACAGGGTCAGAGGCTTGGCCATTCTGTGGTTGCAGCCAAGCAAGGAATCTTCCAGGTGGTGATATCAAGAATCTGCATGGCGATTCCTGCCATGGGTGAGGCAGGAGTGGCTCTGTGGGGCATGGGAGGCTCTAAGAGAAGGGATGCCATTATCCAGGGGGTGTGAGGACTCTGGGAGCTGTAAGATTCTGGGGGGAATGGGAGGAGCTGCTAAGGGGGATCGCCCCTTCCTGAGGGTCCTGACTTTCACTCCattcactccctccctccctgccctgctcttCCCTCAGCTATTCCCCCGGTGATCATGgacaccctggagaagaaagactTCCTGAAGGTaggtcactttcacttttcccatcCTGGAAGTAGTGGTGCCTGGGGGCAGAAGTGACCAGTCCCCAACATCCTCTCCAGCCTGACCTAAGACTTGCTACCTGTCTGCACCCCTGTGCTCCGCCTCCCTCTTTGTTAATTCATTCAGCAAGACTAAATTGAACTGGAGTGAAGGAACactgagggtgaaggagaagggcaggaaaggaaggaaagagtttCTGTCCTGAAGGAAGCTGGTGTCACTCCAGAGACACACATAGTGAGGGACCATCACAGTTACACCTGGTATCATGCTCATGCTGTCAGCTGTGAAAAGCATTGAGACACATGCATACGTACACACAGGCTCACACATGTGTGAACAGGACAGAACATCCCGTACTTTACAGCATAGGAATATAAGCTCTGACTCATTTGATGAATCCTTTATtcgcaaatatttattgagtgccaactacacacacacacatggagcaACAGATTGGTGGTCTCTATGGCTGGAGCAAATCAAGAAGGGTGTGCAGAGCAGGAGGTGAGtttggaaatggacagattcatgcagtgggatgggagggagtgaGTGGAGGGttagagaaggcttcctggagaaacgCTCCTGGAGGAAGTGTAAGAAGTGATTCTGAGAGGTAAGGGTTAGGATGGTATGCTAGGGTGGGTGTCGGCAAACATGCCTGGCTGGAGTGGAAGGTGACCAGTCACTGCTATGGGATAGGGGGAAAGAAAAGGGCCATATATCACAGGCTTAAAGGTAGAGCTGATGGGATAGAACCACCGTGGTATGGGTATACGGATGGGGCGGGGGGGCAGGGGACACACAGTtatattctctctctcccccagcgCCGCCCCTGGCTGGGGGCCCCACTGCAGATGGGCCTGGTGGGTTTCTGGTAAGTATGTAGGAAGATAGCTAGAGTATGTGTGAGTGTCCTTTCTGTGGTGAACGTGGGTGGATATTATTGCTTTTAAGATGTTTATATATGCCATTCATTCATACAATCAACTGGTAGGGCTCTTGGACACCTGTAAAGCACACTGTGTGTGTTAAGGGGTGAGGCCTGTTCTTGAAGGTCAAGAGTCTAGTCGAAGGGGTCCCACATCCACCGTGGAAATAAGCCTTTTGGTCCCATCTCAGAGTTTCATGCACATTTAGTTCTTGGTTCTGTCACTGGCTGGCGCTCTGGATCACTGCTCTGGAGGCTCTTTCCTGAGCCAGAACGTACTGTCATCTGTCATCTCTCATCGTTGGCTTTAATCAGTTTCCACCCGTAGGGGCTGTCTCCAGAGATGGAGTGGGGGACTGGGAGGGAACACTCTTAGATCAGCGCCTCACAAACCTCTCTAACACTCTTCTCCCTCAGCCTGGTATTTGCCACCCCACTGTGCTGTGCCCTGTTCCCCCAGAGAAGGTAAGTGCTGTCCCTGGGCTTGGCTGGGGGCTTTGGACaggcccatagggttgcaacgagttggacatgactgagggactaacactttcatttccacTTTTCCACACCTGTGGGAGCAGCTGACCTTAGGTCCCATCATTGTGTTCCAGGAAGGGGCCTAGTGGGCATTCAGCTTATGCTGGGGGTGAGGGAATGACTGTGATCTGGGCCTCTGGCAGTCGGAGGAGAAGATTCTGCAGCCTGGGAGGATGAGGGATGGTGGTCCCTGAGAGTGAGGGGTGGGCTCAGGGGACACTTAGCCAGCCTGCTCTTCTGTTACAGCTCCATACACGTGAGCAGGCTGGAGCCGGAGCTGAGAGTTCAGATTCAGGAGCAAAACCCCAGCATCGAAGTGGTTTACTACAACAAGGGGCTCTGAGGCAGGGTCAGCCCCTGGCCTCCTTCCTCGCCTCCTTGGGCTGCTGCTTAATAGAGCCTTGCTGTCCTTGCTGCTTTCCATCTGCCTGGTGCTGGGCAGAGGGCTTGGTGGGGGAGCAGCCATTGAGACCAGCGATCCATAGGCTGAGAGGTGCCCCATCAGCCTTTTACTCTCCTCTGATTTCAAAAGACAGGGTCATATAATCCCTTTCTCCTACTCCAGTACATCTGTGTATGTACATAAGTGATAACGTGTGTGTGTACAGGCTGCCCTGGGGTGTCCTCATGTCTGGCTTCCCTTCTTGGCTATCTGCCAGTCAGGGTACAGGGCTTTCTTGCCTAAACAGTTTCACCAGCCAAGTCATTTCTGATGGGACCTTGCCCCTTCTGGACATAAGAGGAGCCCCAGGATCTCATGACAAAGATTGAAGGACACTTAGCAGGCCAAACTGGGCTGAATCCTTCAGATTTCTGCTTTCTGGCTCCCAAAGCTGACTCGAGAACTGGGCTGGCGGAGGAGGACATGTGGGGATAAGGGAGGCAGGAGGCTTGTCCCATCCCCCTCATCCTGGAATGGgtcatttcctctcttcttctctaTAGAACAAACGAGTGTCAGCATCCTGTACTGCTCTTGCTGGCTtcccatcctccctccctcccactacAATAAGGCCATCTTAGGGCACAATCCCAGGAGTTCTTGGTTCATTCTGACTTCATAACCTCAAAGCTAAACTTAAATCCCAGCACCCTCCCACAACCAAAAAGTCATGAAGGCATAGCAAGCATTCCTTTCTAAGAGCCTCCGCAGCACCCTCTGACAGAGGGAGGCAGCTGTGGGAATGGTGCTTACACTCCACAGGTGTCTGAGTGGCTGTGAGACACCTCAGGGCGACGAAGCCTGAGTGTACAATTTTAAGACAGGGGATTTTTTGTTGCGCTGATCTTGTTAGACATTCCACAGCATCCTGATCTTAGTTCCTTCTCTTTCTTGAGGGTTGGttctgctcccacccccacccccatctccaagAGGCAGAAGGGCCCAGGTGTCAATGGCTGGTCCAAAGGGGAGGTGGGCTTGAGGATGTAATATGTGCTGGTGAATTCACAGAGTGAAGAGTTGGACCTTGCCTCCAACTCCTGTGACCTCTGGCTGAAGTGGGGTGAAGGCCCCAGTGTGATCCTCTAAGAGCACCTTCCTGCTTCCTGCAACCAACCACCACCAGTAATAAAAGCTATGGGCCATTGTTACTCAGTAAACTGAACacctgtctgtttcttcattgtcACTCAATTCCACGTCCTGAGTGCCAGGGAAGAGCCTCCTTTCTGCAGTCTTCTGTAGGGAGCCTTCTCTCCCTACCGAAGTTCGTCTTAGtctcttccttccccatttgTAGGGAGCCTCAGATCCCAGCAGAGGGCGCTCTGAGATTAGAAAATCAATCTTCCATCAGCACCCAGAGTACTAAAGTGGGAAGGACGCTGGTAGATGGCTCCACCTCCTATTCCCTTGGAGGAGAGGAGAGttagggtggggggcggggatgggAAGGGGCTGATCACACACCTACAAATCAACTCAGGCTCTGGGCTTCTTGGTTGTCTTCAGGCATGTGGCATGGGATGGGGTGGTGACCTCTAAGAGAGGAAGGCTAGAGGGCTAAAGACTGCCTAGCTCCATCAGAGAAGTTGTTAGCGTGTCACATACTTCtacacactcttttttttttcagcctaaaGCTCTCACAGTAGGTGGTCAAGAGAAATCTTTAGGAATCTTTAGGACTGAATGGTCCCACAACAGCCTCAGGTGACCTGTTCCCCCGGCCTGAGCTCACCCATTCCTTGTGGAAAGTAGTTCACTTGATGGGCAGTAGGGAGCGACACTAGCTACTGCTCATTGAGTCCTTCCAGTCATGCCAGGCAGGCTTAATGAAACTAAGTGCTTTAAGTCCATTGTGTCTTTGGAGCTCCACAACCACCCTTGTGAGGCCAGCAAGGCCATTCATAGCAAGAAAAATGCAGGAAAcccatggttcaatccctgggttgggaagatcctctggagaagggaatggatacccactccagtattcttgtctagagaattccatggagagaggagcctggcaggtgacagttaatgggtcgcaaagaattggacatgactaagtgactatcactttcactatAGCAAGAAAACAGGCTTATTTAAGACTTTAAGAAAGTTGCTTACAGCTACACAACTATGTGGTGGTCAAATCAGGATTCGAGCCAAGTTGAGTGACTCTGAATCATGTTATGCTTTCTCCTCACCCACCAGTTAACCTGAGGTCATTCTTCTAGTCGTTTTGACATTCCAGGGCATCTCCTCCCTGGCCCATTTTGTTTACAGGACAGAAAAAATTGACAGACCTTTTACCAAAGCCACTGAAGAGTTTCCAAGCTTGAGGGTTTTATAACAAGGAGTATAAGCAAAGATTTCCATTCTTGACTAACTATGGGATGACAGTTAGATAACCAGTTTCAGTTGCGTCCTGCCAGGGAACAGTGTCTCCCACCAAGCCCAGCTGGCACCCTGGGTTAAATCTTGAAACCTCTTTCTACAGTTACAGCTTTGGCCATTAGAAATCCCCTTGAAAAGAGGCCTTGCACTTCACTGGAAAATCTAGGCAAAAGAAATCCACTTAGGGAGTGAGGTGCAGGAATCTTTGTAAAACAAAATCATTAAGAATATTTAGTAACAATTATTGTACTCTGCAGATAAAACTAAGCCATGTTAGAGAGAAGACTGGCCAGGGCACCAGTGGGCCAGTTAGTAGGAAGGCTTTTCTGCCACCAAAATTCCTAGTTTCACACCaacttctcaaaagaaaaaaagtttggtTTAGGTTAACTTCACAGGTTCTTTAGGGGCAAATCCTAGTGAGGTATGCTTTCGAGACTGCTTCCACATGCTTGGAATTTTCTTTGGAAGCTAGCATTTGGGCAGAGATAGCACTTTACTCACTGGAAAGTAATCTGCCCCATTCTTGGGTCTCCTGTCTTCCTCCCAGTGCTCAGACTCTGGGTACCTTCTCTGGAAACTTGTATCAGCATCCTTGGCCTTCCTCCCCagccttcttcctctctcctggtCCAtgttctaggggaaaaaaatggcttGGATCTGGAGACCTGGCTTACCCTGGCTCTGAGGGGGCCAAGTAGGCATATCCTGCTCTTTTCCTTGGCCATTGGGGCTAATgagttcaacatttttttttaaatgtatatatttccaaTGGAGgccaacatcttttttttcttcttctttaattctttttttaaattagaggattATTACTTCACGGTATTGTTATGGTTTTTGCTACCCATTAATGTGAATCAGCATTAGGTATGCatacatcccttccctcttgaactcccctcctacctccctccctatcccctTGAGGTTGTCACAAAACcctggctttgggttccctgcatcatacatcaaactcccactggctattttacatatggtaatattatatatgttggaaacagtggcaaactttattttttcaaacgttatttttttgggctccaaagtcactgcagatggtgactgcagccatgaaattaaaagacgcttactctttggaagaaaagttatgaaaacctagacagcatattaaaaagcagagacattactttgctaacaaaggtccatctagtcaaggctatggtttttccagtagtcatatatggatgtgagagttggactataaagaaagctgagcaccaaagaattgatgcttatgaactgtggtgttggagaaaactcttgagagtcccttggactgcaaggagatccagccagtccatcctaaaggaaatcagtcctgaatattcattggaaggactgatgctgaagctgaaactccagtactttggccacatgatgcgaagagctgactcattggaaaacaccctgatgctgggaaagattgaaggcgggaggagaaggggacgacagaggatgaaatgattggatggcatcaccgactcaatgggcatgagtttgagtaaattccgggagctggtgatggacagggaggccttggcgtgctgcagtccatggggtcgcaaagagttggacacgactgagcgactgaactgaactaaatatatatttcaatgctattctcccaaatcaCCTCACCATGCCCTTTCCCCGACTGTGTCTAAAATGTCTGCGTAGGACAGGTGGCTCGGGCTAGCTTTAAGCTCCTGCCCTGTGGACTTATGCCTATCAGACTATCCTAGTCTCGCCCTGGCTGGTGCCCTACTTGTTAAAACCAAGTCCCATTTCCTCCCAGTCAAGCTTGTCAGTCTTAAGCCAACCCGCCCCAGCGGCCGCTCGGCCGTAAACGAGCCACGCCCCTCGAGAGGAACATAACCAGTCAGAAGCAGAGTCCCGCCCCTGCTGTGGCTGCTGTCTGTCCAAGTTCGGTTGGCTCCGCCTCCTCCCCGTTTCCCGGGCAACGGCTTTAGCGCCGTTGGCTGAGGATACCATTCACTTCGCCTACCTGAGCCTGGAACCTGCGTCACAGGTCACAGATCCGCTTCGTAGATCATCTGGGTCCTGGGCCGTTAAACCCGCCAAATCCCCTCCCTAGTTTTCAGTTTCGAAACCCACAAGCGCCCCAGCGTCCGCCTTTTGACTTCCCGCCCAGAAATACGCGAGGTTTTCGAGGAATCGAGGCCCTTCCTGGGTTCCAAGGCCTCTTTCCCCCTCTGCCCCTCCACCCCTCAGCGGCCTGTGAGGCCGTTGACTCTGCATCTTGCGCCTTCCGCGGTCTCTCGGTCTCTACTCTTGCGTGCCACAGTTCAGTAAACTCTGCTAAGTGTGGCTCTGTGCCCAGCGCTGAGTAGAAATGGACTGTTGGGTGAAGAGTCCCGTCCCACCTGCTGGCACACAGCCAGTGCTCGGCAGGCGGTCTCCTCTTCGTCAATCTCCTTGCATGTTGCACTGATCTCGGGTCCTGAAGCCGAACAATCTTCTGCTAGAAATTGTGGAGGAACCTCGAACCAGTTGTATCATTTTCCCAAAGAGAGCCTCTGAAGCTGCCCCCTTCactcttttataaatattttttcctcactGGCAGCTCCAGCCCAGGCTGCCAGAAGGACAATAGCAGCCGCAACTTCAGGCCACAGCCTCCTTAAGCTTTCTCCTTCCAGTCTTCCCAGCAACATTTCACAACTGAATAACAGCGACCAGGAGAATGGGGGAGGAACTGTGAATAATTTAGGCTATTCACACAACTCTGTCCTCCCCGCCTTCCCTTCACATCCAGTAGGAAAATAACTCCGTCTGTAACAGGCAACACTGCAGCTCCTTCAGGGTAAAGTGCTTATGAAACAAGAATTTGCTATTTCAATCTATAAATTAACCACTTATGCTGTTTTCTGACTGAAGACCTCCCCTCTTCTGTCACCAGCATATCTTCAACTGATAACTTTTATTTCCCAGATGGAGCACTACTGGTTTGTGTTATGGTTGAAGTTATTTGTGGACAGCAGTAGAGAATGATTGTGGATAGCTTCATTAAATTGAAAGGATTCTGCCATAGCTCTCAGAACCAGAGATGGAGCTAATCAACCAGGCCTTAGAAAGGGCAAGAAGCTGAGCAGTTCCGGAGGCCTCAGCAAGGGGAGTACTCAGACACTGTCAAAAAGGTAACAGCTTCAGTCTCTCTGTTCAAGTTTCAAAAATTAGTGCAGCTTAGATCAGTTGTCCGCCCCTAGGAGGTAGCCAGAGGTCAGGGTCAAGTTGCAAGGGCATTGTGCGTCATACTTCAGGTCCCTCTCTGTGGTTGGGGCTgttctcaaagaagggcaattaTCGTGAGCTGGGAATTAACCTGAGTGGTATTTGCTACAATATGTTTTCCTATTGATCCTATACAAATGATTCTCtccaatttaaatgaaaaagctGAGGGCAGGCAGCCTACcttcaccattttttaaattg
This window harbors:
- the SFXN3 gene encoding sideroflexin-3 isoform X1 — protein: MGELPLDINIQEPRWDQSTFLGRARHFFTVTDPRNLLLSGAQLEASRNIVQNYRAGVVTPGLTEDQLWRAKYVYDSAFHPDTGEKVVLIGRMSAQVPMNMTITGCMLIFYRQTPTVVFWQWLNQSFNAIVNYSNRSGDAPITVGQLGTAYVSATTGAVATALGLKSLTKHLPPLVGRFVPFAAVAAANCINIPLMRQRELQVGIPVTNKQGQRLGHSVVAAKQGIFQVVISRICMAIPAMAIPPVIMDTLEKKDFLKRRPWLGAPLQMGLVGFCLVFATPLCCALFPQRSSIHVSRLEPELRVQIQEQNPSIEVVYYNKGL
- the SFXN3 gene encoding sideroflexin-3 isoform X2, whose amino-acid sequence is MGELPLDINIQEPRWDQSTFLGRARHFFTVTDPRNLLLSGAQLEASRNIVQNYRAGVVTPGLTEDQLWRAKYVYDSAFHPDTGEKVVLIGRMSAQVPMNMTITGCMLIFYRQTPTVVFWQWLNQSFNAIVNYSNRSGDAPITVGQLGTAYVSATTGAVATALGLKSLTKHLPPLVGRFVPFAAVAAANCINIPLMRQRELQVGIPVTNKQGQRLGHSVVAAKQGIFQVVISRICMAIPAMAIPPVIMDTLEKKDFLKRRPWLGAPLQMGLVGFCLVFATPLCCALFPQRR